In Prevotella sp. oral taxon 475, one DNA window encodes the following:
- a CDS encoding T9SS type A sorting domain-containing protein, whose protein sequence is MTKVLLTLSLLATILMGNPIETRANNAIELIDNDFQSIVITVTESTLHVSGAAGQMLAIYDVAGIRVVYLKVESSDKRFELNLPKGCYIVKVGKVVRKIAIR, encoded by the coding sequence ATGACAAAAGTTTTACTCACCCTATCCCTTCTCGCAACCATACTAATGGGCAATCCCATTGAAACAAGGGCGAATAACGCGATCGAGCTCATCGACAACGATTTTCAGAGTATCGTCATCACCGTCACCGAGTCCACCCTCCACGTTTCGGGAGCCGCAGGACAGATGCTGGCCATCTACGACGTGGCAGGCATTCGGGTAGTCTATCTCAAGGTGGAGAGTTCGGACAAACGCTTCGAACTCAATCTCCCCAAGGGGTGCTACATCGTGAAAGTGGGAAAAGTGGTGCGCAAGATCGCAATCAGGTAA
- a CDS encoding ribonuclease Z has product MEPFRVHILGCGSALPTLRHNATSQVVEVRGKLFMVDCGEGTQVQLRRSHIRFTRLRAIFISHLHGDHCFGLIGMISTFGLLGRTAPLQIYAPVDLQPILQQQIDFFCTGLEFDIDFHPVDTTQRNIIYEDKSLTVETLPLEHRIACCGFLFKEKPLLPHIRRDMIDFYGISLSQINNIKQGADGVGRDGLPIPNARLVQPATPARSYAYCSDTRYMPQLHQEVKGANLLYHEATYGSESEGRARMYYHSTAAQAAQVAAAAKVGQLMLGHYSARYDNEKVLLNEAKTIFPNTILAQEGLVINV; this is encoded by the coding sequence TTGGAACCCTTCAGAGTGCACATCTTAGGCTGCGGAAGTGCCCTGCCCACCCTCCGCCACAATGCCACCTCGCAGGTGGTAGAGGTGCGGGGGAAACTTTTTATGGTCGACTGTGGCGAGGGCACACAAGTGCAGTTGCGCCGTTCGCACATCCGCTTCACCAGGCTCCGGGCCATCTTTATCTCGCATCTGCACGGCGACCACTGCTTCGGACTCATCGGCATGATCTCCACCTTCGGACTATTAGGTCGAACGGCTCCGCTACAGATCTATGCGCCAGTCGATCTTCAACCTATCCTGCAACAACAGATCGACTTCTTCTGCACAGGACTCGAATTCGACATCGATTTTCATCCCGTAGATACGACCCAACGAAACATCATCTACGAAGACAAGAGCCTCACCGTAGAAACCCTCCCCTTAGAGCATCGCATTGCCTGCTGTGGATTCCTTTTCAAAGAAAAACCGCTACTGCCGCACATCCGTCGCGACATGATCGATTTCTACGGAATTTCACTGAGTCAGATCAACAACATCAAACAAGGAGCCGATGGGGTGGGGCGCGACGGACTCCCCATCCCCAACGCGCGACTCGTGCAACCTGCCACTCCGGCTCGTTCTTACGCCTATTGCAGCGACACACGCTATATGCCGCAGCTACATCAAGAGGTGAAAGGCGCAAATCTGCTCTATCATGAAGCCACATACGGTAGCGAGAGCGAGGGTAGGGCGCGGATGTACTACCACAGTACGGCAGCCCAAGCGGCTCAGGTGGCGGCGGCAGCGAAAGTGGGGCAATTGATGTTGGGACATTACAGTGCACGTTACGATAACGAAAAAGTGCTACTCAACGAGGCGAAAACCATTTTTCCCAACACCATCCTGGCACAGGAAGGACTCGTCATCAACGTATAG
- a CDS encoding phosphatidate cytidylyltransferase: protein MNNEKKQNLMVRTITGILFLAVMITSFLRPQTMILLFTLITALSLWEFSTLVNAQSGISINPFITTVAGTYFFLAIAGVNSGWVQTNAVFVPYLLTVVYLFISELYTKAHHPVVNWAYTMLAQMYIALPLSMINVLAFRQSPDGITHFHYLLPLSVFIFLWTNDTGAYCSGSLLGRHKLFPRISPAKSWEGSIGGGILVLLVAALIGYIETQGEHLSGLSIPEWVGLGLVVVVFGTWGDLVESLFKRTLGIKDSGRILPGHGGMLDRFDSSLMAIPAAVVYLYSLTFF, encoded by the coding sequence ATGAACAACGAGAAAAAACAAAATCTGATGGTGCGAACCATCACCGGCATTCTCTTTTTGGCCGTGATGATCACAAGTTTCCTGCGCCCGCAGACCATGATTCTGCTCTTCACGCTCATCACCGCGCTGAGTCTGTGGGAATTCTCCACGCTGGTCAACGCACAGTCTGGCATCAGCATCAACCCCTTCATCACCACCGTGGCCGGAACCTATTTCTTCCTTGCCATCGCCGGCGTCAACAGCGGATGGGTGCAGACCAACGCCGTTTTTGTGCCCTATCTCCTGACGGTGGTTTATCTCTTCATCAGCGAACTCTACACCAAGGCCCACCACCCCGTCGTCAACTGGGCCTATACCATGCTGGCGCAAATGTACATCGCTCTCCCCCTCTCGATGATCAACGTTTTAGCTTTCCGACAGAGCCCCGACGGCATCACCCACTTTCATTATCTTCTGCCGCTGAGTGTCTTTATTTTCCTGTGGACAAACGACACGGGTGCCTATTGCAGCGGGTCGCTCCTGGGGCGGCACAAACTCTTCCCCCGCATCTCGCCGGCCAAGAGTTGGGAGGGAAGCATCGGCGGCGGAATCCTGGTGCTACTCGTGGCCGCGCTCATCGGATATATAGAGACGCAGGGCGAGCACCTCTCGGGGCTCTCCATCCCCGAGTGGGTGGGATTGGGACTGGTCGTGGTGGTCTTCGGCACCTGGGGCGACTTGGTGGAATCGCTCTTCAAACGCACACTCGGCATCAAAGACAGCGGTCGGATTCTGCCCGGACACGGCGGTATGCTCGACCGGTTCGACTCCTCGCTCATGGCCATCCCCGCCGCCGTGGTCTATCTCTATTCGCTGACCTTCTTCTAA
- a CDS encoding L,D-transpeptidase family protein, giving the protein MKIGKYTFLVVLWAVAIVSCHEEKTSSNKNYSSADYQELDSSAFRLNSHRIRANIVRLARADNDSLQPDSRTRRYYRGGGNFLWIDRQGVDARADSLLAHLHEVEALGFSRRKFRVEEIEADLRRVRTLKVDTGSNALNLVMARLEYNLTKAFLRYVSGQRFGFVNPAWVFNRLDVHEGDSTGKSYRALFDVAMEHATKNFYWAALRKIYNDSVAIFLHEVQPKSPLYQTFLARLKRQSLSPSERIKTLCNLERSRWRLADIPQNHDQYIWVNIPSFHLDAVRGDSVLTMRMACGNVATKTPLLTSRIMRMDINPQWVVPRSIIRKEMVRHVADPAYFESHRYVVRERRSGRPVDLNRLTTALLLSPDHCVVQSGGEGNALGRIIFRFANNFSIFIHDTSSKEAFARDNRGVSHGCIRVEQPFDLAVFMLADKDERLIEKIKYSMEVNLYPPPSDAQSTEWKKPDRSKLMNSLRVNPEIPVFIAYYTLYPDKRGAMRSYPDVYGYDQVLYGWLKNYIE; this is encoded by the coding sequence TTGAAAATAGGCAAATACACCTTTCTTGTTGTCCTCTGGGCGGTGGCGATTGTTTCCTGCCACGAGGAAAAGACCTCATCTAACAAGAATTATTCTTCGGCCGACTATCAAGAGTTAGACTCCTCGGCCTTCAGACTCAATTCCCATCGCATCCGAGCCAACATCGTGCGACTGGCACGGGCAGACAACGATTCGTTGCAGCCCGACAGTCGCACACGTCGTTATTATCGTGGCGGCGGGAATTTTCTGTGGATCGACCGACAGGGAGTAGATGCACGTGCCGACAGTTTGCTGGCCCATCTCCATGAAGTAGAAGCATTGGGCTTCAGTCGGCGGAAATTTAGGGTAGAGGAGATAGAAGCTGATCTGCGTCGGGTGCGCACGCTCAAGGTCGACACCGGTAGCAACGCACTCAACCTGGTGATGGCGCGACTGGAATACAATCTCACCAAGGCCTTTCTGCGGTATGTCTCGGGACAGCGATTCGGGTTTGTCAATCCCGCCTGGGTGTTCAATCGGCTTGACGTGCACGAGGGCGACTCGACCGGGAAATCCTACCGTGCCCTTTTCGACGTCGCCATGGAACACGCCACCAAAAATTTCTATTGGGCTGCGCTGCGCAAGATTTATAACGATTCGGTGGCCATCTTCCTGCACGAGGTTCAGCCGAAGAGTCCGCTTTATCAAACATTTTTAGCCAGACTTAAACGACAGAGCCTCTCGCCCTCCGAGAGAATAAAAACACTCTGCAATCTGGAGCGCAGCAGGTGGCGACTGGCAGACATCCCGCAAAACCATGATCAATACATCTGGGTGAACATCCCCTCCTTCCATCTCGACGCCGTGCGGGGCGACAGCGTGCTCACCATGCGCATGGCTTGCGGGAATGTCGCCACGAAGACGCCATTGCTCACCAGTCGAATTATGCGGATGGACATCAATCCGCAATGGGTTGTCCCGCGGAGCATCATCCGCAAGGAGATGGTGCGCCACGTGGCCGATCCGGCCTATTTCGAATCCCACCGCTATGTTGTGCGCGAAAGGAGGAGTGGTCGACCCGTCGATCTGAACCGCCTCACGACAGCCCTCCTGCTCAGTCCCGATCACTGCGTCGTGCAGTCTGGCGGCGAAGGCAATGCACTGGGCCGAATCATCTTCCGATTCGCCAACAACTTTTCCATCTTCATTCACGACACATCGTCGAAAGAAGCCTTCGCCCGCGACAACCGCGGCGTTTCGCACGGTTGCATCCGCGTTGAGCAACCGTTCGACTTGGCCGTATTCATGCTCGCCGACAAAGATGAGAGACTCATCGAGAAAATCAAATATTCGATGGAGGTGAATCTTTATCCTCCCCCATCGGATGCCCAGAGCACGGAATGGAAGAAGCCCGACAGGTCGAAACTGATGAACAGTCTGCGAGTGAATCCAGAGATTCCCGTCTTCATCGCCTATTACACGCTCTATCCCGACAAGCGGGGCGCGATGCGGTCTTACCCCGATGTTTACGGCTACGACCAGGTGCTGTATGGCTGGCTCAAGAATTATATCGAATGA
- a CDS encoding sodium:solute symporter: MTIILTILSYFSLLLLVSRFTSRRATNATFFRADNRSPWYMVAFGMVGASISGVTFVSVPGMVNVIGMTYLQTCIGFIAGYFLVAFLLLPVYYRLRLTTIYSYLNHRLGSSAYRTGASFFLLSKMTGAAVRFYVVCMILQRFVLDALGVPFALTVVAMVTLIWLYTRRGGINTLVWTDSFQTFCMFAALILILYQVVEALGMTMGQAAEAVMRDERSRVFVFGDWLSTQNFWKQFLSGAFIVVVMTGLDQDMMQKNLTCKTLREAQKDMCCYGFAFVPANLLFLSLGVLLSMLATQRGIALPASGDELLPMFAASGSLGGLVLVLFTIGIVAASFSSADSSLTALTTTFCVDLCGRADDESFRKRVHLAMALAFVAFILLFRVVNSTSVIDAIYILCSYTYGPLLGLFAFALFTRRQANGVWVPAVTIAAPLLCFGLDSMTQRLADYRFGYELLLLNGLLTFGGLLLASRRGSR, from the coding sequence ATGACCATCATTCTTACCATCCTTTCGTATTTCAGCCTTCTGCTGCTCGTGAGTCGATTCACCTCGCGCCGCGCCACGAATGCCACATTTTTCCGTGCCGACAACCGGTCGCCGTGGTATATGGTGGCCTTCGGCATGGTGGGAGCCTCCATCTCGGGTGTCACCTTCGTGTCGGTGCCGGGCATGGTGAACGTTATCGGCATGACCTATCTACAAACCTGCATCGGTTTTATTGCGGGGTATTTCTTAGTGGCATTTCTACTTCTACCCGTCTACTATCGGTTGCGGCTCACCACGATTTATTCCTATCTGAACCATCGACTGGGTTCATCGGCCTATCGCACGGGAGCCTCCTTCTTCCTGCTCTCGAAGATGACGGGGGCGGCTGTTCGATTCTACGTCGTTTGTATGATTCTGCAACGTTTCGTGCTTGATGCCCTCGGTGTTCCGTTCGCCCTGACGGTGGTGGCGATGGTGACGCTGATCTGGCTTTACACCCGTCGTGGTGGCATCAACACGTTGGTATGGACGGATTCTTTCCAGACATTTTGCATGTTTGCGGCTCTGATTCTCATCCTCTACCAGGTGGTGGAGGCTTTGGGGATGACGATGGGCCAGGCGGCAGAGGCGGTGATGAGAGATGAGCGCAGCCGCGTGTTTGTGTTCGGCGACTGGCTTTCGACGCAGAACTTTTGGAAACAATTTCTCAGTGGAGCCTTCATCGTGGTGGTCATGACGGGGCTCGACCAGGATATGATGCAGAAGAATCTTACGTGCAAAACGCTGCGCGAGGCGCAGAAAGATATGTGCTGCTATGGATTTGCTTTTGTTCCGGCCAATCTGCTATTTCTCTCGCTGGGCGTACTACTCTCGATGCTTGCCACGCAGCGGGGGATCGCTCTGCCGGCATCGGGCGACGAACTCTTGCCGATGTTTGCAGCCAGCGGTTCGCTGGGCGGACTGGTGTTGGTGCTCTTCACCATCGGTATCGTAGCGGCCTCGTTCAGCAGTGCCGACTCGTCGCTCACAGCGCTCACCACCACTTTTTGCGTCGACCTCTGTGGGCGCGCCGACGACGAGTCTTTTCGCAAACGCGTGCACCTGGCGATGGCCCTGGCATTCGTGGCGTTCATTCTGCTATTTCGGGTGGTGAACTCCACCTCGGTGATCGATGCCATTTACATTCTCTGCTCCTATACCTATGGACCGCTGCTCGGACTGTTTGCCTTTGCACTTTTCACACGTCGCCAGGCAAACGGCGTGTGGGTACCGGCGGTGACGATTGCCGCTCCGCTGCTCTGCTTCGGTCTCGACAGTATGACGCAACGCCTTGCAGACTATCGATTCGGCTACGAACTGCTGTTGCTCAACGGTCTGCTCACCTTTGGCGGATTGCTGCTCGCCAGTCGTCGAGGTTCCCGGTAG